A region of Oxyura jamaicensis isolate SHBP4307 breed ruddy duck chromosome 9, BPBGC_Ojam_1.0, whole genome shotgun sequence DNA encodes the following proteins:
- the B3GNT7 gene encoding UDP-GlcNAc:betaGal beta-1,3-N-acetylglucosaminyltransferase 7, which produces MFQWRKTIYKTVCLSFLLVVTVTVLQRGMAPRQFMQGQQQKELPALEPLKMQKRGDAFSVTSTFWKSKKENVAMKVEEEEEEGVTEKQAKSWDVTTANCSANQNFSKVEWFKGLEPNFQQFLLYRHCRYFPMLINHPEKCSGDVYLLIVVKSVITQHDRREAIRRTWGQEKEVEGKRIRTLFLLGTASKEEEKANYQKLLDYENHIYGDILQWDFLDSFFNLTLKEVHFLKWLNIYCDNVHFVFKGDDDVFVSPSNILEFLEDKTEGEDLFVGDVLYKAKPIRKKENKYYIPSALYNKSNYPPYVGGGGFIMAGTLAKKLHKTSETLELYPIDDVFLGMCLEVLKVSPIGHEGFKTFGIVKNKNSKMNREPCFFRSVLVVHKLLPPELLQMWDLVHSNLTCSRKLNIL; this is translated from the exons ATGTTCCAGTG GAGGAAGACCATCTACAAAACGGTTTGCCTGTCCTTCCTGCTGGTGGTCACGGTGACGGTGCTGCAGCGGGGAATGGCCCCCCGCCAGTTCatgcagggccagcagcagaaggagctgcCCGCCCTGGAGCccctgaaaatgcagaagagaggCGACGCCTTCTCCGTCACCAGCACTTTCTGGAAGAGCAAGAAAGAGAATGTTGCCATGaaagtggaggaggaggaggaggagggggtgaCAGAGAAGCAAGCGAAGTCGTGGGATGTCACCACTGCCAACTGCTCGGCCAACCAGAACTTCAGCAAGGTGGAGTGGTtcaaggggctggagcccaACTTCCAGCAGTTCCTGCTCTACCGGCACTGCCGCTACTTCCCCATGCTGATCAACCACCCCGAGAAGTGCAGCGGGGACGTCTACCTGCTCATCGTGGTCAAGTCGGTCATCACGCAGCACGACCGCCGCGAGGCCATCCGCAGGACCTGGGGCCAGGAGAAGGAGGTGGAGGGCAAGAGGATCAGGACGCTCTTCTTGCTGGGCACGGCCtccaaggaggaggagaaagccaACTACCAGAAGCTGCTGGATTACGAGAACCACATCTACGGGGACATCCTGCAGTGGGATTTCCTGGACAGCTTCTTCAACCTGACCCTCAAGGAGGTGCACTTCCTGAAGTGGCTGAACATCTACTGCGACAACGTCCACTTTGTTTTCAAGGGTGACGACGATGTCTTCGTGAGTCCCAGCAACATCCTGGAGTTCCTGGAGGACAAGACGGAGGGAGAGGACCTCTTCGTGGGGGACGTCCTCTACAAGGCCAAGCCGATTCGGAAGAAGGAGAACAAGTACTACATCCCCAGTGCTCTCTACAACAAAAGCAACTACCCGCCCTACGTGGGGGGTGGGGGCTTCATCATGGCTGGGACCCTGGCCAAGAAGCTGCACAAGACCTCGGAGACGCTGGAGCTGTACCCCATCGACGATGTCTTCCTAGGGATGTGCTTAGAGGTCCTCAAGGTATCGCCCATCGGGCACGAGGGCTTCAAAACTTTTGGCATCGTGAAGAACAAGAACAGCAAGATGAACAGGGAGCCGTGTTTTTTCCGGAGTGTGTTGGTGGTTCATAAACTGCTGCCCCCGGAGCTGCTCCAAATGTGGGACTTGGTCCACAGTAACTTGACGTGTTCGAGAAAACTCAACATCCTTTAG